A window of the Phaseolus vulgaris cultivar G19833 chromosome 5, P. vulgaris v2.0, whole genome shotgun sequence genome harbors these coding sequences:
- the LOC137835673 gene encoding GDSL esterase/lipase At5g22810 — protein MGNASYFMTSFLLAVVFNVAKGQPLVPALFIFGDSVFDVGNNNQLSTIVKANFPPYGRDFNNHTPTGRFCNGKLASDYTAENLGFTSYPPAYLNLKVKGKNLLNGANFASAASGYYDPTAKLYHAIPLSQQLEHYKESQNILMGIAGQSNASSIISGAIYLISAGNSDFIQNYYINPLLYKVYTADQFSDILMQQYATFIQNLYALGARKIGVTTLPPMGCLPAAVTLFGFDSNECVVRLNSDAVNFNKKLNTTSQSLQKSLSGLKLVILDIYQPLYDLVTKPSDNGFFEARKACCGTGLLETSILCNQKSIGTCANASEYVFWDGFHPSEAANKLLSDDLLAAGISLIS, from the exons ATGGGGAATGCAAGTTATTTCATGACTTCCTTTCTTCTGGCTGTAGTGTTCAATGTGGCTAAAGGGCAGCCTCTGGTTCCTGCATTGTTCATATTTGGGGACTCTGTGTTTGATGTGGGCAATAATAACCAGTTATCCACCATTGTAAAAGCAAACTTCCCTCCTTATGGAAGAGACTTCAATAATCACACTCCAACAGGGAGGTTTTGCAATGGGAAGCTTGCATCAGACTACACAG CTGAAAACCTTGGATTTACCTCTTACCCGCCAGCTTACCTCAACTTAAAGGTCAAAGGAAAAAACCTCTTGAACGGTGCCAACTTTGCCTCAGCTGCTTCTGGCTACTACGATCCCACAGCTAAGCTTTAT CATGCAATTCCATTGAGCCAACAGCTGGAACACTACAAAGAGAGCCAGAATATATTGATGGGAATAGCAGGGCAGTCAAATGCTTCATCAATTATATCTGGTGCTATATATCTTATCAGCGCTGGAAACAGTGATTTTATTCAGAACTATTATATAAATCCACTGCTTTACAAAGTTTACACTGCTGACCAATTCTCAGATATTCTAATGCAACAGTACGCCACTTTCATTCAG AACTTGTATGCACTTGGAGCAAGGAAGATTGGCGTCACAACATTACCTCCTATGGGTTGTCTGCCAGCAGCTGTCACTCTCTTTGGCTTTGATAGCAACGAATGTGTGGTTAGACTAAACAGTGATGCTGTTAACTTCAATAAGAAGCTAAACACTACGTCGCAAAGCTTGCAAAAATCGCTTTCTGGTCTGAAATTGGTCATCCTTGATATCTACCAACCTCTCTATGACCTTGTCACTAAGCCTTCTGATAATG GCTTTTTTGAAGCAAGGAAGGCTTGTTGTGGAACAGGCTTGCTAGAGACATCTATACTGTGCAACCAGAAATCCATAGGAACGTGTGCCAATGCATCTGAGTATGTATTCTGGGATGGTTTTCATCCTTCGGAGGCTGCAAACAAGCTTTTGTCCGATGACTTACTGGCTGCTGGCATCTCTCTTATATCCTAA
- the LOC137835675 gene encoding magnesium transporter MRS2-11, chloroplastic, producing the protein MALSWPHVLQIRSQPSLGHANFVFFSDLTESRSVELSYTGSLTLLRRCKISAPSAAALKPVKCLSRSTEEKQSDAETAVSDSEEVSDEPDDRNRTSFPANGRVGSQRILTTSSGDSLSLGVREPVYEVVEVKSNGKVSTRKINRRQLLKSSGLRPRDIRSVDPSLFMTNSMPSLLVREYAILLNLGSLRAIAMQDCVLIFDNNRIGGKAFLETLLPRLNPKNNNGGPSMPFEIEVVEAALLSRIQRLEQRLMDLEPRVQALLEALPNRLTGDILEQLRISKQTLVELGSKAGALRQMLLDLLEDPHEIRRICIMGRNCTLNKGNNNMECSVPFEKKNAEEEEEEIEMLLENYLQRCESCHGQAERLLDSAREMEDSIAVNLSSRRLEVSRVELLLQVGTFCVAVGALVAGIFGMNLKSYLEEHVLAFWLTTAGIIVGGIIAFFLMYSYLRARKIF; encoded by the exons ATGGCGTTATCTTGGCCACACGTGCTGCAGATTCGTTCTCAACCTTCTCTCGGACATGCTAACTTCGTCTTCTTCTCCGATCTCACTGAATCCCGCTCTGTGGAACTGTCGTACACTGGTTCCCTCACCCTGCTTCGTCGGTGCAAGATCTCCGCTCCATCTGCGGCGGCGCTGAAACCGGTGAAATGCCTCAGCAGATCCACGGAGGAGAAGCAGAGCGACGCCGAAACCGCTGTATCCGACTCCGAAGAAGTTTCCGATGAACCAGATGACCGGAACCGAACTTCCTTTCCGGCAAACGGTCGTGTTGGTTCGCAGAGGATTCTCACCACGTCTTCAGGCGATTCTCTTTCTCTCGGAGTTCGAGAACCGGTTTATGAA GTCGTTGAAGTGAAGTCTAACGGGaaagtgtcaactagaaaaatCAATCGGAGACAATTGTTGAAGTCAAGTG GTCTTCGTCCTCGGGACATTCGAAGTGTGGATCCTTCATTGTTTATGACAAATTCAATGCCTTCTTTGCTG GTCCGGGAGTATGCTATACTTCTAAATTTGGGTTCTCTACGAGCAATAGCAATGCAAGATTGTGTACTGATATTTGACAATAATCG TATAGGTGGGAAAGCTTTTCTAGAGACATTGCTGCCTCGATTGAACCCCAAGAACAACAATGGAGGACCATCGATGCCATTTGAAATTGAG GTTGTTGAAGCAGCATTGCTTTCAAGAATACAGCGATTGGAGCAGAGATTGATGGACTTAGAACCTCGT GTACAAGCTCTTCTTGAGGCCTTGCCAAATAGGTTAACTGGTGACATATTGGAGCAGCTTCGTATTAGCAAACAAACTTTG GTTGAGTTAGGCTCTAAGGCAGGAGCTCTCAGACAGATGCTGCTTGACCTTCTGGAAGATCCCCATGAAATACGTCGTATATGCATCATGGGACGAAACTGCACACTTAATAAAGGAAACAATAATATGGAATGCTCGGTGCCTTTTGAAAAGAAGAATGCTGAGG aggaggaggaggaaattGAAATGCTTTTGGAAAATTATCTTCAAAG ATGTGAATCCTGTCATGGTCAAGCTGAAAGGCTTCTTGATTCTGCAAGGGAAATGGAAGATTCTATAGCTGTCAATTTGAG TTCACGAAGGCTTGAGGTTAGCAGAGTAGAACTCCTTCTGCAGGTTGGAACATTCTGTGTGGCAGTGGGTGCCCTTGTAGCAG GTATATTCGGCATGAACCTGAAGTCCTATCTTGAGGAACATGTG TTGGCATTTTGGCTGACAACAGCGGGGATAATTGTCGGTGGAATTATTGCTTTCTTTCTGATGTATTCCTACCTCAGGGcgagaaaaatattttga
- the LOC137835674 gene encoding uncharacterized protein isoform X2, which produces MDVDVSAEFSRGECEGTDVSVGESAWEEYGCVLWDLAASKTHAELMVDNLILEVLLANLLVCKSARVTEISIGIIGNLACHEVPMKHIISTKGLIEIIIDKLFLDDPQCLYEACRLLTAGLQSGESITWAEALQSEHVLCQILWIAENTLNHQLLDKIMGLILVVLESQQKVMEALLLPMMKLGLANILISLLTFEISKLTSERIPERYSILDLILRAIEALSVLDDHSQEICSSTGLFQLICDLVKFPDKVEVGNCCVTAAVLIANMLSDVPDHALRISQDLTLLGGLLDIFPFASDDVEARNAVWNVIARILVRIQESEMSPSRVHHCIMVLVEKHDLIEDELLSQRVESGDEQHSLCSPGSAANARNVSLGMIISILNKWTAEKENAKNNRNAEVPVSESDVKRLLDCCNKFFNYN; this is translated from the exons ATGGATGTTGATGTTTCTGCTGAATTTTCGCGTGGGGAATGTGAAGGTACTGATGTCTCGGTTGGAGAGAGCGCCTGGGAGGAATACGGCTGCGTTTTGTGGGATTTAGCTGCCAGTAAAACACATGCGGAGCTCATG GTGGATAATCTCATACTTGAAGTTCTGTTAGCTAATCTATTAGTTTGCAAATCAGCGCGTGTAACA GAAATTAGTATAGGAATTATTGGGAACCTTGCCTGTCATGAAGTCCCAATGAAGCATATAATCTCAACAAAAGGACTGATTGAGATAATCATTGACAAATTATTTCTGGATGATCCTCAATGCCTATATGAAGCATGCCG ATTATTGACTGCAGGTCTTCAAAGTGGTGAATCTATTACATGGGCTGAGGCATTGCAGTCTGAACACGTACTCTGTCAAATCTTATGGATTGCAGAAAATACATTGAACCATCAACTTTTAGACAAG ATCATGGGGCTTATTTTAGTTGTATTAGAAAGTCAACAGAAAGTTATGGAGGCTCTCCTTCTACCTATGATGAAGCTTGGTTTGGCAAATATATTAATCAGTCTCTTGACTTTTGAGATCAGCAAATTAACGAGTGAAAGAATACCTGAAAG GTACTCTATTCTTGATTTAATTCTTCGTGCAATTGAAGCTCTTTCTGTTTTGGATGATCATTCTCAGGAAATTTGCTCAAGTACAGGCCTGTTTCAACTAATATGTGATCTGGTTAAGTTTCCAGATAAAGTTGAG GTTGGGAACTGTTGTGTTACTGCTGCAGTTCTCATTGCGAATATGTTGTCTGATGTTCCGGATCATGCATTGAGGATATCACAGG ATTTGACCCTATTAGGTGGTCTGCTTGATATATTCCCTTTTGCTTCGGATGATGTGGAAGCAAGAAATGCGGTCTGGAATGTAATTGCTAGGATATTGGTTAGAATTCAAGAATCGGAAATGAGCCCTTCAAGAGTACATCACTGTATTATGGTTCTTGTCGAAAAACATGATCTGATTGAAGATGAGCTTCTCAGCCAACGAGTTGAATCTGGTGATGAACAGCATAGCTTGTGTTCTCCTGGCTCAGCAGCAAATGCTAGGAATGTATCT CTTGGGATGATCATCAGTATTCTGAATAAGTGGACTGCAGAAAAAGAGAATGCCAAGAATAATCGGAATGCTGAAGTTCCCGTCAGTGAGTCAGATGTAAAAAGATTGTTGGATTGCTGTAATAAATTCTTCAATTACAATTGA
- the LOC137835674 gene encoding uncharacterized protein isoform X1: MAVPADPIIDEEEEVEDGGPAHHPYAPSHEFFDLSTTVDPSYIISLIRKLLPLDSASRSTYSEVASENPNRGEEDEGDAPSVSVSNEENVKSSRNKSENMDVDVSAEFSRGECEGTDVSVGESAWEEYGCVLWDLAASKTHAELMVDNLILEVLLANLLVCKSARVTEISIGIIGNLACHEVPMKHIISTKGLIEIIIDKLFLDDPQCLYEACRLLTAGLQSGESITWAEALQSEHVLCQILWIAENTLNHQLLDKIMGLILVVLESQQKVMEALLLPMMKLGLANILISLLTFEISKLTSERIPERYSILDLILRAIEALSVLDDHSQEICSSTGLFQLICDLVKFPDKVEVGNCCVTAAVLIANMLSDVPDHALRISQDLTLLGGLLDIFPFASDDVEARNAVWNVIARILVRIQESEMSPSRVHHCIMVLVEKHDLIEDELLSQRVESGDEQHSLCSPGSAANARNVSLGMIISILNKWTAEKENAKNNRNAEVPVSESDVKRLLDCCNKFFNYN, translated from the exons ATGGCGGTTCCGGCAGATCCAATAAttgacgaagaagaagaagtagaaGATGGTGGTCCAGCGCACCACCCTTATGCTCCGTCACACGAG TTTTTTGATTTATCAACGACAGTTGATCCGAGTTACATAATCTCCTTGATAAGAAAGCTTCTGCCGTTGGATTCTGCTTCTCGGAGTACCTATAGTGAAGTTGCTTCTGAAAACCCTAATCGAGGGGAAGAAGACGAAGGGGATGCGCCCTCTGTGTCTGTTTCCAACGAGGAAAATGTTAAATCGTCCAGGAACAAATCCGAGAATATGGATGTTGATGTTTCTGCTGAATTTTCGCGTGGGGAATGTGAAGGTACTGATGTCTCGGTTGGAGAGAGCGCCTGGGAGGAATACGGCTGCGTTTTGTGGGATTTAGCTGCCAGTAAAACACATGCGGAGCTCATG GTGGATAATCTCATACTTGAAGTTCTGTTAGCTAATCTATTAGTTTGCAAATCAGCGCGTGTAACA GAAATTAGTATAGGAATTATTGGGAACCTTGCCTGTCATGAAGTCCCAATGAAGCATATAATCTCAACAAAAGGACTGATTGAGATAATCATTGACAAATTATTTCTGGATGATCCTCAATGCCTATATGAAGCATGCCG ATTATTGACTGCAGGTCTTCAAAGTGGTGAATCTATTACATGGGCTGAGGCATTGCAGTCTGAACACGTACTCTGTCAAATCTTATGGATTGCAGAAAATACATTGAACCATCAACTTTTAGACAAG ATCATGGGGCTTATTTTAGTTGTATTAGAAAGTCAACAGAAAGTTATGGAGGCTCTCCTTCTACCTATGATGAAGCTTGGTTTGGCAAATATATTAATCAGTCTCTTGACTTTTGAGATCAGCAAATTAACGAGTGAAAGAATACCTGAAAG GTACTCTATTCTTGATTTAATTCTTCGTGCAATTGAAGCTCTTTCTGTTTTGGATGATCATTCTCAGGAAATTTGCTCAAGTACAGGCCTGTTTCAACTAATATGTGATCTGGTTAAGTTTCCAGATAAAGTTGAG GTTGGGAACTGTTGTGTTACTGCTGCAGTTCTCATTGCGAATATGTTGTCTGATGTTCCGGATCATGCATTGAGGATATCACAGG ATTTGACCCTATTAGGTGGTCTGCTTGATATATTCCCTTTTGCTTCGGATGATGTGGAAGCAAGAAATGCGGTCTGGAATGTAATTGCTAGGATATTGGTTAGAATTCAAGAATCGGAAATGAGCCCTTCAAGAGTACATCACTGTATTATGGTTCTTGTCGAAAAACATGATCTGATTGAAGATGAGCTTCTCAGCCAACGAGTTGAATCTGGTGATGAACAGCATAGCTTGTGTTCTCCTGGCTCAGCAGCAAATGCTAGGAATGTATCT CTTGGGATGATCATCAGTATTCTGAATAAGTGGACTGCAGAAAAAGAGAATGCCAAGAATAATCGGAATGCTGAAGTTCCCGTCAGTGAGTCAGATGTAAAAAGATTGTTGGATTGCTGTAATAAATTCTTCAATTACAATTGA